From Saccharomycodes ludwigii strain NBRC 1722 chromosome IV, whole genome shotgun sequence, one genomic window encodes:
- the GLY1 gene encoding threonine aldolase GLY1 (similar to Saccharomyces cerevisiae YEL046C | GLY1 | GLYcine requiring), with protein MTVQPYTSASNDLRSDTFTTPTKEMFEAAMTSSVGDAVYNEDVDTCALESKVAAMFGKEAGLFCVSGTLSNQIGIRTHLMQPPYSILCDYRTHVYTHEAAGLAILSQTMVTPVIPNNGNYLTVEDIEKWYIPDDGDIHAAPTRVISLENTLHGIVTPLDELMKIRQFCDEHDLRLHCDGARIWNAAVVSQVDPQVYGKIFDSISICLSKSMGAPIGSILVGEPKFIKKATHFRKQQGGGIRQSGGICKMALVAIQPGWEKKLKYSHELAHELDLYCKQLGVPVESPVDSNFVFLDLQKASINPDVLVKKGLKYNVKLMGGRVSFHYQISRETLENVKKAIKETFEYAKEHPYNHQGPTQIYRSESTNDKENIKTFKY; from the coding sequence ATGACTGTTCAACCTTATACATCTGCCTCCAACGATTTACGTAGTGACACTTTTACTACACCAACCAAAGAAATGTTTGAAGCCGCAATGACTTCAAGTGTTGGTGATGCAGTTTACAATGAAGACGTTGACACTTGTGCATTAGAATCCAAAGTTGCCGCTATGTTTGGTAAAGAAGCTGGTTTATTCTGTGTCAGTGGGACCTTATCCAACCAAATTGGTATCAGGACCCATTTGATGCAGCCACCATATAGTATTTTGTGTGACTATAGAACCCATGTGTACACGCATGAAGCCGCTGGTTTAGCTATTTTAAGTCAAACTATGGTTACTCCGGTCATTCCCAATAACGGTAATTATTTGACCGTTGAAGATATCGAAAAATGGTATATTCCCGATGATGGCGATATCCATGCTGCTCCAACTAGGGTTATTTCTCTAGAAAACACATTGCATGGTATTGTCACTCCATTAGATGAACTAATGAAAATCAGACAATTTTGTGACGAACACGATTTGAGGTTGCATTGTGACGGTGCTAGAATTTGGAACGCCGCCGTTGTTTCTCAAGTCGATCCCCAAGTCTACGGTAAGATTTTCGACTCTATCTCAATTTGTTTGAGTAAAAGTATGGGTGCTCCAATTGGTAGTATTTTAGTTGGGGAGCCTAAGTTCATCAAAAAGGCTACTCATTTCAGAAAACAACAAGGTGGTGGTATTAGACAGAGTGGTGGTATTTGCAAGATGGCATTGGTTGCCATTCAACCAGGTTgggaaaagaaattaaagtATTCCCACGAATTGGCTCACGAATTAGATTTATACTGTAAACAATTGGGTGTTCCAGTGGAAAGTCCTGTGGATTCCAATTTCGTCTTTTTGGATTTACAAAAGGCTTCCATCAACCCAGACGTCTTGGTTAAGAAGGGTTTGAAGTACAATGTCAAACTTATGGGTGGCAGAGTTTCCTTCCATTATCAAATCTCAAGAGAAACTTTggaaaatgttaaaaaggCTATCAAAGAAACTTTTGAGTATGCCAAGGAGCACCCTTACAACCATCAAGGTCCTACTCAAATTTATAGAAGTGAGTCCACCAATGACAAggaaaatatcaaaacCTTTAAGTATTAA
- the CYC7 gene encoding cytochrome c isoform 2 (similar to Saccharomyces cerevisiae YEL039C | CYC7 | CYtochrome C (paralog of YJR048W | CYC1)) → MASAKKGATLFKTRCLQCHTVEEGGANKVGPNLHGVFGRVSGTHPGFSYSDVVSKKAVTWDETTLDAWLTNPKKYIKGNKMSFAGLKKEKDRADLLAYLKDATK, encoded by the coding sequence ATGGCTTCTGCTAAGAAAGGTGCTACTTTATTCAAAACTAGATGTCTACAATGCCACACCGTCGAAGAGGGTGGTGCTAACAAGGTCGGTCCAAATTTGCATGGTGTTTTCGGTCGTGTTTCCGGTACTCATCCTGGTTTCTCCTACTCTGACGTTGTGTCCAAGAAGGCTGTCACCTGGGATGAAACAACTTTAGATGCTTGGTTAACTAATccaaagaaatatattaaagGTAACAAAATGTCCTTTGCAGGTcttaagaaagaaaaggataGAGCTGATTTATTAGCTTATTTGAAGGATGCTACTAAATAA
- the RAD23 gene encoding Rad23p (similar to Saccharomyces cerevisiae YEL037C | RAD23 | RADiation sensitive), with the protein MGSITLNFKDFKKNKTALEVSPQETISQVKEKLSKSHDCDIDQIKLIFSGKVLQDSKTIEGSKLNNNDQVIFMISKKKVSKKVIDPITKEGDGPVQSQENTSSSVQQEETHQQSSLPPLPSQPVQQPAPENLEELIQRVLELGFTREEAETALEASNYNPDAAVEILMMGVPLATLRQQMQNSTSSSAPTANTGAVNTEAANQDDLFAQAAAAVEGSVPHDRAPGGTPGTISLNVQDIMQLRQIVNGDPEALAPFLENMSTRYPELTQQIQSNPELFLGMLLDGLGGNLPDTEEEAAGGEDLDLHSEEAPSNFPGVELSSEDEIAIGRLCELGFERSLVIQVYFACDKNEEIAANVLFSERQ; encoded by the coding sequence ATGGGATCTATTACTCTCAATTTTAAGGacttcaaaaaaaataaaaccgCTTTAGAAGTGTCCCCACAAGAAACCATTTCCCAAGTTAAGGAAAAATTGTCTAAATCGCATGACTGTGATATTGATCAAATTAAGCTAATTTTTAGCGGCAAAGTTCTACAAGATTCCAAAACTATAGAGGGCAGTaagttaaataataatgatcaGGTAATCTTTATGATATCTAAAAAGAAGGTTTCCAAAAAAGTTATAGATCCCATTACTAAAGAAGGCGATGGCCCTGTACAAAGCCAAGAAAACACCAGTAGCTCAGTACAACAGGAAGAAACTCATCAACAGTCCTCATTACCACCATTGCCTTCTCAACCAGTTCAGCAGCCTGCTCCAGAAAATCTAGAAGAATTGATCCAAAGAGTTTTAGAACTAGGTTTTACTAGGGAAGAAGCTGAAACTGCTCTAGAGGCATCCAATTATAATCCGGATGCCGCGGTCGAAATTCTTATGATGGGTGTTCCCCTTGCCACTTTGAGGCAGCAGATGCAAAACTCTACTAGCTCATCTGCCCCCACAGCTAATACAGGAGCGGTTAATACAGAGGCCGCTAACCAAGATGACTTGTTTGCACAAGCTGCCGCTGCAGTTGAAGGCAGTGTTCCGCATGATCGCGCTCCAGGTGGTACCCCGGGCACTATTAGTTTGAACGTACAAGATATAATGCAACTAAGGCAAATTGTTAACGGTGATCCAGAGGCGCTAGCCCCATTTTTAGAAAACATGAGCACTAGATATCCTGAATTAACTCAGCAAATCCAATCCAACCcagaattatttttgggTATGTTGTTGGATGGCTTAGGTGGTAACTTGCCAGACACAGAGGAAGAAGCTGCTGGCGGTGAAGATTTAGATTTACATTCAGAAGAAGCACCAAGTAATTTTCCGGGCGTAGAACTATCATCAGAAGATGAGATTGCCATCGGTAGGCTATGTGAGTTAGGTTTTGAAAGATCCTTGGTTATTCAAGTCTATTTCGCATGTGACAAGAATGAGGAAATTGCCGCCaatgttttgttttctgAACGTCAATAA
- the ANP1 gene encoding Anp1p (similar to Saccharomyces cerevisiae YEL036C | ANP1 | ANP and osmotic sensitive) — MCKSIFKLLSGNPNTQKRTTNSSISLISILGSIFSLLLLVRIILVNTSTRIYTPDFKNTPGVEYYDLQNYKGNKNGWQMGDRIVFCVPLRDAAEHLPRFFRLLNNMTYPHNWIDLTFLVSDSKDDTMGVLLDNLKSLQSNKDKTKIFGNIEIFEKDFGQIIGQSFSDRHGFAAQGPRRKLMARARNWLGSVALKPYHSWVYWRDVDVEVIPDTIMEDLMHHDKDIIVPNVWRPLPEWLGHIQPYDLNSWKESGGGIQLANTLSDDAVIVEGYPEYATWRPHLAYMRDPSGDPEVEMELDGIGGVSILSKARVFRAGSHFPAFSFEKHAETEAFGKLSRRMKYNVVGLPNYVVWHIYEPSSDDLKHMEWLAEEEQKRLEESKIREFYDKIWEIGFEDVRDKWSEDRMQVLKNVDPNKLGRNVFVDWSDTDEDYEQDEENLATESNSKDANNEEAPVFVPEILGEDAKLKADFNPDEV, encoded by the coding sequence ATGTGCAAGTCCATTTTCAAATTGCTTTCAGGGAATCCCAATACACAAAAAAGGACCACCAACTCATCAATCAGTTTAATCAGCATATTAGGAAGCATATTTTCCCTACTGTTATTAGTAAGAATCATACTAGTTAATACCTCGACTAGGATTTATACACccgattttaaaaacactCCAGGTGTAGAATACTACGACTTGCAAAATTATAAAGGGAATAAAAATGGTTGGCAAATGGGTGACCGTATTGTCTTTTGTGTTCCACTAAGAGATGCAGCTGAACATTTACCAAGGTTTTTCCGTCTGCTAAATAATATGACCTATCCTCACAATTGGATTGACTTGACTTTTTTAGTCAGTGATTCCAAAGATGATACTATGGGTGTTTTGTTGgacaatttaaaaagtttacagagcaataaagataaaacgAAAATATTCGGTAACATAGAAATATTCGAAAAAGATTTTGGTCAAATCATTGGCCAAAGTTTTAGCGACAGGCATGGTTTTGCTGCACAAGGCCCAAGAAGAAAACTAATGGCCAGAGCAAGAAACTGGTTAGGCTCTGTTGCCTTAAAACCATATCATTCATGGGTATATTGGAGAGATGTTGACGTTGAGGTTATACCCGACACAATTATGGAAGATTTAATGCATCACGACAAAGATATTATCGTACCTAATGTGTGGAGGCCCCTACCGGAATGGCTAGGTCATATACAGCCATATGACTTAAACAGTTGGAAGGAGAGTGGTGGTGGTATCCAACTAGCCAATACTTTGAGTGACGATGCGGTGATTGTGGAAGGTTATCCTGAATATGCTACATGGAGACCTCATTTAGCCTACATGAGGGATCCAAGTGGTGATCCAGAAGTGGAGATGGAATTAGATGGTATCGGAGGTGTCAGTATCTTGAGTAAAGCTAGAGTTTTCAGGGCAGGCTCTCATTTCCCGGCTTTTTCGTTCGAAAAACATGCTGAAACGGAAGCATTTGGCAAATTGAGCCGCAGAATGAAATATAATGTCGTTGGCTTGCCGAACTATGTTGTTTGGCATATATATGAGCCAAGTAGTGATGATTTAAAGCATATGGAATGGTTGGCTgaagaagaacaaaagAGACTGGAAGAATCTAAAATCAGAGAATTTTACGATAAAATTTGGGAAATCGGTTTTGAAGATGTTAGGGATAAGTGGTCTGAAGATAGAATGCAAGTCTTAAAGAACGTTGATCCTAATAAATTGGGTAGAAACGTGTTTGTCGATTGGAGTGACACTGATGAAGATTATGAACaagatgaagaaaatttaGCCACTGAAAGCAATAGTAAGGATGCTAATAATGAAGAAGCTCCTGTTTTTGTTCCAGAAATTCTTGGTGAAGATGCTAAATTAAAAGCAGATTTCAACCCAGATGaagtttga
- the IES6 gene encoding Ies6p (similar to Saccharomyces cerevisiae YEL044W | IES6 | Ino Eighty Subunit) — protein MDKQDILRSVASENQQHLSQHPVKASTWKKPSSRRHKACRQILSDEWKRINNTNNDAGSESTKHELTYFNLEAPPSIYPNKKYCDITGLKGHYKSPGTNLRFYNSEVYAAVIKPMIPGVDQQYLKLRGADVVLK, from the coding sequence ATGGACAAACAAGATATTTTAAGATCAGTGGCTAGCGAAAACCAACAACACCTATCACAACATCCTGTAAAGGCATCTACTTGGAAAAAACCAAGCTCCAGGAGACACAAAGCATGTAGGCAAATATTAAGTGACGAATGGaaaagaattaataatactaacaaCGATGCTGGCTCAGAATCTACTAAACATGAGCTtacatattttaatttagaaGCCCCACCTAGCATATATCCTAATAAGAAATACTGCGATATAACTGGATTAAAGGGTCATTATAAGAGCCCAGGTACAAACTTAAGGTTTTATAATAGTGAAGTATATGCCGCAGTTATAAAACCAATGATTCCTGGCGTTGATCaacaatatttaaaattaagaGGTGCAGATGttgtattaaaataa